In the genome of Ensifer adhaerens, one region contains:
- a CDS encoding undecaprenyl diphosphate synthase, with product MENAGQAGVPRHVAIIMDGNGRWAKSRGMPRGFGHRKGVEAVREAVKSARHFGISYLTLYAFSSENWRRPADEVSDLMGLLKLFIKRDLAELHSADVRIRVIGERERLSGDILQLLLEAEETTKANTGLVLIIAFNYGARDEIARACRRIAQDVAAGKIDPEDICAEMVNDRLDTAGIPDPDLIIRTSGEERLSNFLLWQAAYSELVFVPELWPDFDRNVFRKALDTFAARNRRFGGVESAEKAVGVP from the coding sequence ATGGAAAACGCGGGGCAGGCAGGGGTTCCCAGGCATGTCGCCATCATCATGGATGGCAACGGCCGTTGGGCCAAGTCGAGAGGCATGCCTCGCGGTTTCGGTCACCGCAAGGGGGTGGAAGCCGTGCGTGAAGCGGTAAAATCCGCTCGCCATTTCGGCATATCCTACCTGACCCTTTACGCCTTCTCGTCGGAGAACTGGCGCCGGCCTGCCGATGAGGTCAGCGACCTGATGGGCCTGTTGAAGCTTTTCATCAAGCGCGACCTCGCCGAACTCCATTCCGCCGACGTCCGCATCCGTGTCATCGGCGAACGCGAGCGGCTTTCTGGAGATATTTTGCAATTGCTCCTCGAGGCCGAGGAGACGACCAAGGCGAACACGGGTCTCGTCCTGATCATCGCCTTCAATTACGGTGCACGCGACGAGATCGCCCGGGCCTGCCGACGGATCGCGCAGGATGTTGCGGCCGGGAAGATCGATCCGGAAGATATTTGCGCCGAGATGGTCAATGATCGGCTGGATACGGCCGGTATTCCCGATCCCGACCTCATCATACGAACGAGCGGGGAAGAGCGGCTGTCCAATTTTCTTCTCTGGCAGGCTGCCTATAGCGAACTCGTCTTCGTCCCCGAGTTATGGCCCGACTTCGACAGAAACGTCTTCCGCAAGGCACTCGACACGTTTGCCGCTCGCAATCGCCGATTTGGCGGGGTCGAAAGCGCGGAGAAAGCCGTCGGCGTTCCATGA
- a CDS encoding Beta-barrel assembly machine subunit BamA has translation MKAGSRFLNAVSAVALSAGVASAGVVVSLPDEAAAAVIRRIEVRGANRVGADTVKDNLTIQPGKDFSPSDIDASVKRLYSTGFFSDVRINVSGGTLVVNVNENQLLNAVVFNGNKKIKDEKLAGVVQSRPLGPYSQAMIDSDIQAIKKAYAAIGRSDVTVTTQTYNVGNGRVNLAFDINEGERTKIAHINFVGNHAFGDTRLHSVLATKESGILSFITRQDIYDPQKMKADEDALRQFYYNHGYADFRIVSDDVQLNEQTNEYTITITVDEGEQYKIGNVNVQSTVPGINGDDLKSLIVSRPGDIYKARDIEKSVSAISRRVSSAGYPFARVTPRGNREVGGNTISVDYLVDQGERAYVERIEIRGNTITRDYVIRREFDIAEGDAFNQEAILEAKRRLEKLGYFSSVNISTAPGSSPDRVVIIVDVQDQPSASFGIGAGYVTGGEGFVLEASIEDKNFLGRGQYIRVAASGGLKTRNYSLSFTEPYFLGYRLAAGFDIYKTTDSSQSNYTFDTEGFNLRMSAPITDELTASATYAFAKIKYNSSNTAALSAPYQNVVANSPWYRSSIATTLSYNSLDDQKLPHDGFIGNITQEIAGLGGDSRYYKLSGKVRYYHTLSDEADIIGSLSVGGGVMRSLKGGALVFDQFKIGSNEIRGFSSTGIGPRMSNGDVLGGLNYFTASAEATFPMPGIPEDYGLRGAVFADAATLFGNSVDLLGQTAVGVSQSWRASVGASVIWASPFGPLRVDYAIPVKKQSFDQVERIKFGIQTNF, from the coding sequence ATGAAGGCTGGTTCAAGATTTTTGAACGCTGTATCGGCAGTTGCGTTGTCTGCCGGCGTTGCGAGTGCAGGCGTCGTCGTATCGCTGCCTGATGAAGCAGCAGCAGCGGTCATCCGCCGTATCGAGGTTCGTGGGGCAAACCGCGTCGGTGCTGATACAGTCAAAGATAATTTGACGATCCAGCCTGGCAAGGATTTCAGCCCGTCCGATATCGACGCTTCGGTAAAGCGTCTTTATTCGACCGGCTTCTTCTCGGATGTTCGCATCAATGTGTCCGGTGGGACGCTTGTTGTGAATGTCAACGAAAACCAGCTCCTCAACGCTGTCGTGTTCAACGGCAACAAGAAGATCAAGGATGAGAAGCTTGCTGGCGTCGTCCAGTCTCGCCCGCTCGGTCCTTACAGCCAGGCGATGATCGACTCCGACATCCAGGCAATCAAGAAGGCCTATGCCGCAATCGGTCGCTCTGATGTGACTGTCACGACGCAGACATACAATGTCGGCAATGGCCGCGTGAACCTTGCCTTCGATATCAACGAAGGCGAGCGCACGAAAATTGCCCATATCAATTTCGTCGGTAATCACGCTTTTGGTGACACGCGTCTCCACAGTGTTCTTGCGACGAAGGAATCGGGCATTCTGTCCTTCATTACCCGTCAGGACATCTATGATCCGCAGAAGATGAAGGCCGACGAAGACGCTCTTCGTCAGTTTTATTATAACCACGGCTATGCTGACTTCCGCATCGTGTCCGACGACGTCCAGCTGAACGAGCAGACGAACGAGTACACGATCACCATCACTGTTGACGAAGGCGAGCAGTACAAGATCGGCAACGTGAACGTTCAGTCCACGGTTCCGGGCATCAACGGCGATGACCTGAAGTCTTTGATCGTCAGCCGGCCTGGCGATATCTACAAGGCTCGCGACATCGAGAAGTCGGTTTCGGCGATCTCTCGACGCGTTTCCTCGGCAGGCTATCCGTTTGCGCGTGTGACGCCGCGTGGTAACCGCGAAGTTGGCGGCAACACCATTTCTGTGGACTACCTGGTTGACCAGGGCGAACGCGCCTATGTCGAGCGTATCGAAATCCGCGGCAACACGATTACGCGCGACTACGTCATTCGCCGCGAATTCGATATCGCGGAAGGCGATGCCTTCAACCAGGAGGCCATCCTGGAGGCGAAGCGTCGTCTCGAAAAGCTCGGTTACTTCTCGTCGGTCAACATCTCGACGGCACCGGGTAGCTCGCCGGACCGTGTCGTCATCATCGTTGACGTGCAGGACCAGCCGTCCGCATCCTTTGGTATCGGCGCCGGTTATGTGACGGGTGGCGAGGGCTTCGTTCTCGAGGCTTCCATTGAAGACAAGAACTTCCTCGGTCGTGGCCAGTACATCCGTGTTGCGGCCAGCGGCGGCTTGAAGACGCGCAACTATTCGCTGTCCTTCACGGAGCCTTACTTCCTTGGCTACCGTCTTGCTGCGGGCTTCGATATCTACAAGACGACCGACTCGAGCCAGTCCAACTACACATTCGATACCGAGGGCTTCAACCTTCGCATGTCTGCCCCGATTACGGATGAGCTGACTGCGTCTGCGACCTACGCCTTCGCAAAGATTAAATACAACAGCAGCAACACAGCTGCGCTTTCTGCGCCGTACCAGAACGTTGTGGCGAACAGCCCGTGGTATCGTTCCTCGATCGCCACGACGCTGTCCTACAATTCGCTGGACGATCAGAAGCTTCCGCACGATGGCTTCATCGGCAATATCACGCAGGAAATTGCCGGTCTTGGCGGCGATTCCCGCTACTACAAGCTGAGCGGCAAGGTTCGTTATTACCATACGCTTTCCGACGAAGCCGACATCATCGGTTCGTTGAGCGTGGGTGGCGGCGTCATGCGTTCGCTCAAGGGCGGCGCGCTGGTGTTTGACCAGTTCAAGATCGGCTCGAACGAAATCCGTGGCTTCTCTTCGACCGGTATCGGTCCGCGCATGTCGAACGGAGACGTTCTGGGTGGTCTGAATTACTTCACCGCGTCTGCTGAAGCCACGTTCCCGATGCCTGGCATTCCGGAGGATTACGGTCTTCGCGGTGCCGTGTTTGCGGATGCGGCGACGCTGTTCGGCAACTCGGTCGACCTGCTGGGGCAGACCGCTGTCGGCGTCAGCCAGTCGTGGCGTGCTTCGGTCGGCGCCAGCGTGATCTGGGCATCGCCCTTTGGTCCGTTGCGTGTGGACTATGCAATCCCGGTCAAGAAGCAGTCTTTCGACCAGGTCGAAAGAATCAAGTTCGGCATCCAGACGAATTTCTGA
- a CDS encoding uridylate kinase, whose protein sequence is MSSSPLYKRVLLKASGEALMGEQGFGIDVNVADRIAADIADARKMGVEVGVVVGGGNIFRGVAVASKGGDRVTGDHMGMLGTVINALALATSLRKLDIDTVVLSAIAMPEICESFSQRAAVYHLSLGRVVIFAGGTGNPYFTTDSAAALRAAEIGAQALFKGTQVDGIYSADPKKVPDATRFDRLTHKEVLDRGLAVMDVAAVALARENSIPIVVFSIHERGGFPAILTGGGRGTIVTDN, encoded by the coding sequence ATGTCGTCCTCACCCCTCTACAAGCGCGTACTTCTCAAAGCCTCCGGTGAAGCCCTGATGGGCGAACAGGGTTTCGGGATCGATGTGAATGTCGCTGACCGGATCGCCGCCGACATCGCAGATGCCCGCAAGATGGGCGTGGAGGTTGGTGTCGTGGTCGGCGGTGGGAACATCTTCCGCGGCGTCGCCGTAGCCTCCAAGGGCGGCGACCGGGTGACGGGTGACCACATGGGCATGCTCGGCACGGTGATCAACGCGCTGGCGCTCGCAACGTCGCTGCGTAAGCTGGACATCGACACGGTGGTTCTTTCGGCTATTGCCATGCCGGAAATCTGCGAAAGCTTTTCGCAGCGCGCAGCGGTCTACCATCTGTCGCTCGGCCGCGTGGTGATCTTCGCCGGCGGTACGGGCAATCCCTATTTCACCACCGATTCCGCGGCGGCGCTTCGCGCGGCCGAGATCGGCGCGCAGGCGCTTTTCAAGGGAACCCAGGTCGACGGAATCTATTCCGCCGATCCCAAAAAGGTTCCCGATGCGACCCGCTTCGACCGGTTGACGCATAAGGAAGTCCTCGATAGGGGACTGGCAGTCATGGACGTCGCGGCAGTTGCATTGGCGCGGGAAAACTCGATTCCGATCGTCGTTTTCTCGATCCACGAGCGTGGCGGCTTCCCGGCAATCTTGACCGGCGGCGGTCGCGGGACCATCGTAACGGACAATTGA
- a CDS encoding regulator of sigma E protease — MNAVETVAGFMGGYIVPFILVLSLLVFVHEMGHYLAGRWSGIRILAFSIGFGPELVGWTDRHGTRWKLSIIPLGGYVRFYGDDDASSWPDFQALEKLSDLERAKTFTGAKLWKRAVTVAAGPIANFILAIAIFAVIFSIYGKPVSDPIVSEVKPGSAAEQAGFKPGDRIVSVDGNSVATFSDLQRYVSMRPGMRIDAKVERAGQTVDLFVTPVATEIPDNFGNKIEVGIIGVMSNAQSGNFRVERLNPIQAVGEGALQSWHVVTGTYDYIVNMIAGRMKADQLGGPIRIAQASGEMASLGIAALLQLAAVLSVSIGLLNLMPVPVLDGGHLLFYAIEAVRGRPVGPAAQEIAFRIGLAMVLSLMVFATWNDIARLIS; from the coding sequence ATGAACGCGGTTGAAACGGTGGCCGGATTTATGGGCGGCTACATTGTCCCCTTCATCCTCGTTCTTTCACTGCTCGTGTTCGTGCATGAAATGGGCCATTATCTGGCGGGCCGCTGGTCGGGAATCCGAATTCTGGCCTTCTCCATCGGCTTTGGGCCCGAACTGGTTGGTTGGACCGACCGTCACGGCACGCGCTGGAAGCTCTCCATCATCCCCCTGGGGGGCTATGTCCGCTTCTATGGCGACGATGACGCCTCCAGCTGGCCTGACTTTCAAGCGCTCGAAAAGCTGAGCGACCTTGAGCGCGCCAAGACCTTTACGGGCGCCAAGCTGTGGAAGCGGGCCGTGACGGTCGCTGCCGGCCCCATTGCCAATTTCATCCTCGCGATTGCGATTTTTGCCGTGATTTTCTCGATCTACGGGAAGCCGGTGAGCGATCCGATCGTATCGGAAGTCAAGCCTGGAAGTGCTGCCGAGCAGGCCGGGTTCAAACCGGGTGACCGCATCGTCTCGGTGGACGGCAATTCCGTTGCAACCTTTAGCGACCTGCAACGCTATGTCAGCATGCGCCCGGGGATGCGGATCGACGCAAAGGTCGAGCGCGCGGGCCAGACGGTCGATCTTTTCGTAACGCCTGTCGCGACGGAAATTCCGGACAATTTCGGAAACAAGATCGAAGTCGGCATCATCGGCGTCATGAGCAATGCGCAGTCGGGAAATTTCCGGGTCGAGCGCCTGAACCCGATCCAGGCCGTGGGTGAGGGCGCCTTGCAGAGCTGGCATGTCGTCACGGGCACCTATGACTATATCGTCAACATGATTGCCGGCCGGATGAAGGCGGATCAGCTGGGCGGTCCGATCCGCATCGCCCAGGCCTCCGGCGAGATGGCGTCGCTCGGAATTGCGGCTCTTCTACAGCTTGCAGCGGTTCTCTCCGTTTCCATCGGACTTCTGAACCTGATGCCGGTTCCCGTACTTGATGGTGGTCATCTTCTGTTCTATGCAATCGAGGCCGTAAGGGGACGGCCAGTGGGACCAGCAGCGCAGGAGATCGCGTTCCGCATAGGGCTCGCCATGGTCCTTTCCCTGATGGTGTTCGCAACCTGGAATGACATCGCCCGGCTTATAAGCTGA
- a CDS encoding phosphatidate cytidylyltransferase, giving the protein MSEELRLRILSAIVLAIIVLGATWIGGVYFAVLAVIIAALVYYEWTRITDAPAKDPEAYWVGWVAMALIGADILAEQGMDGWNEYLWSAVALVFVYALFRAKNRWNPAGIVYAGLTGISLAEIRGDDFMGFIAMIFIFAVVWGTDIAAYFTGRAIGGKKLAPSISPGKTWSGAIGGAVAAVVFGSLVVLCYMKSVSAWIVGLALVLSVFSQIGDLFESFMKRRYKVKDSSHLIPGHGGVMDRIDGLVFACSGAFILKMLLSSWNHGVGAFILGAISQ; this is encoded by the coding sequence ATGAGCGAGGAGTTGAGGCTTCGAATTCTTTCCGCCATTGTTCTCGCCATCATTGTTCTCGGCGCCACCTGGATAGGTGGTGTCTACTTTGCCGTTCTGGCCGTGATCATCGCGGCGCTCGTCTATTACGAATGGACGCGGATTACGGATGCTCCCGCCAAGGACCCGGAGGCCTACTGGGTTGGCTGGGTGGCCATGGCGCTCATCGGCGCTGACATCCTTGCCGAGCAGGGCATGGACGGATGGAACGAATATCTCTGGTCCGCGGTGGCGCTTGTTTTCGTCTATGCATTATTCCGCGCGAAAAACCGCTGGAATCCGGCAGGAATTGTCTATGCGGGGCTCACGGGGATCTCGCTTGCGGAAATCCGTGGCGATGACTTCATGGGCTTCATCGCCATGATTTTCATCTTCGCCGTCGTCTGGGGCACTGACATCGCGGCCTATTTCACCGGCCGAGCCATAGGCGGGAAGAAGTTGGCTCCTTCGATATCGCCCGGGAAGACCTGGTCCGGTGCTATTGGTGGTGCGGTCGCGGCTGTCGTTTTCGGTTCGCTGGTCGTGCTGTGCTATATGAAGAGCGTATCGGCCTGGATTGTCGGCCTTGCACTCGTTCTTTCAGTCTTCAGCCAGATCGGTGATCTGTTCGAATCCTTCATGAAGCGCCGCTACAAGGTCAAGGACTCGAGTCATCTCATTCCTGGCCATGGGGGCGTGATGGACCGGATCGACGGGCTCGTCTTCGCCTGTTCCGGCGCCTTCATCCTGAAAATGCTGCTTTCATCTTGGAATCACGGGGTCGGAGCCTTTATATTGGGCGCGATCTCGCAATGA
- a CDS encoding ribosome recycling factor yields the protein MAGGADLNDIKRRMDGAVTAFKSDIASLRTGRASANLLDTVMVEAYGSRVPLNQVANITVPEPRMLGVSIWDKQMVGAVDRGIRESNLGLNPIVDGQNLRIPLPELNEERRKSLVKLAHEYAEKGKVAARHVRRDGMEAVKKAEKDGDIGQDESRVLSDKIQKMTDETIVEIDKALAEKEKEIMQV from the coding sequence ATGGCAGGCGGTGCCGATCTCAACGATATCAAGCGCAGGATGGATGGCGCGGTAACGGCGTTCAAGAGCGATATTGCGTCGCTTCGGACCGGCCGCGCATCCGCAAACCTTCTCGACACGGTGATGGTGGAAGCCTACGGCTCGCGCGTGCCGCTGAACCAGGTTGCCAATATCACCGTGCCCGAACCGCGCATGCTCGGTGTTTCGATCTGGGACAAGCAGATGGTCGGCGCTGTCGACCGCGGCATTCGCGAATCCAACCTCGGCCTCAACCCGATCGTCGATGGCCAGAACCTGCGCATTCCGCTTCCCGAGCTGAACGAGGAGCGCCGCAAGTCGCTCGTCAAGCTCGCGCATGAATATGCCGAAAAGGGCAAGGTCGCCGCACGTCATGTACGCCGCGATGGCATGGAAGCAGTGAAGAAGGCTGAGAAGGATGGCGATATCGGCCAGGACGAAAGCCGCGTTCTTTCCGACAAGATCCAGAAGATGACCGACGAGACGATCGTCGAGATCGACAAGGCATTGGCCGAGAAGGAAAAGGAAATCATGCAGGTCTAA